GGTGTCCGTGATCGCGTCGCGGAGGTCGAAGGGCACCGGGTCGAGCGCCAGCTTGCCGGCCTCGATCTTGGAGAAGTCCAGGATGTCGTCGATCAATGTCATCAGGGAATCGGCCGACGACTTGATCAGGTCGAGATGCTCGCGCTGCACTGGCGTGAGGTCGGTCTGGAGTACCAGGTCGGTCAGGCCGATGACCCCGTTCATGGGGGTGCGGATCTCGTGGCTCATGTTGGCCAGGAACTCGCCCTTGGCGCGGTCGGCACCCACGGCCCTGGCCTTCGCCTCCTCCAGCCGTCGCGCGTGTTCTTCCAGCTCGCGTCGGGCGCGGTGGCGTTCCGTCAGGTCGAAGTGGATGGCGATGGAGCCCAGGACCACGCCCGTCTCGTTGACGACCGAGTCGACGCCGAGGGCGACCGGGATCGGCTCGCCCTCCGGGCCGGGCATCTCGACCTCGCCACGCCAGGTGCCGCCGAGCAGCGTGGCGGCGAGGATCTCCTCGCCCCGCACGAGGTCCCCGATCGGCGCGCAGACGGAATACTCGGGCAGTTCATCCAGCCTGGTCCGGAAAAGCTCGGTGAAGGCGTGATTCACGAACACCGGCCGACCCTTCGCGTCCGCGATCAGGATCGCCTCGCTCGTCGCCTCGACCGCCCAGCGGGTCCGCATCAGCTCGATCTCGGAGTCGGCCTTCTGGAGCAGGCTGGCGATCATCACGACCTCGATCACCGAGGCCCGGATCTCCCGGGCGGCGATCAGGTCCCCATCTCCCCAGGGGGACGACCGGCCGCGGACCGTGGAACTCCAGGCGTCGAACGACTTGCGGGGTGAGAGGCGGGCTCCCTCTTCCCCGATGACCAGCCCCTTGCTCGGGTCACCGCCCCAGGTGACCTCCCGGATGAACTCCTGGCGGAACCAGATCAGGTGCGTCCGGTACACCGGGCTGATCTCGACCGCGAGCACCCCACAGGCCGCCTCGATCCCGGCGAAGGCCGGCTCGCATCCTCCCAGGGCCTCGGTCGAGAAGATCGGGCCGGGGTGATTCCGATCGATCCAGGCGCAGATCTGGCGGATCGTCGCCTCGTCCGGCACCGTCCCCACGCCCCTCACCGACGAGCCCTCGACGATCGCCAGCCCGCTCGACGGGATCGGTGATCGGCAAGATTCGGGGCGGTCCAGGATCCTGTCCATCCAGTTGGAGTGGTCCCTGACCGTCGCCAGGATCCGCCTCTGGAGGTCGGAGGCGGCGCTCTGGGCCCGGAGATGATCGCGGCCCTCGTGGGCGGCGACCTCCACTGAGATCACCTCGGAGAGGAAGTTGCAGGCCGCTCGCAAGGATTGGGAGGGCTTCCGGGGCCCCTGGTAGTGGTGGCAGACTAGCAGGCCCCAGAGCCGATCCCCCTGGAGGATCGAGGTCACCAGCGTGGCCTGCACGCCCATGTTGTCGAGATATTCCAGGTGCACCGGCGAGACGCTGCGGAGCTGGCAGGACGTCATGTCGAGCGGGCCGGCCGGCGAGAGCCCCGCCCTCGTGGACAGCGGGACCGCCCTCGCGTGGACGTCGACGAGGACCCGGACCCGGCTCCTGAGATACAGCTCTCTCGCCTGCCTGGGGATGTCCGAGGCCGGGTAATGCATGCCGAGGAAGGGGTCGAGATCGGGCCGGGCCGACTCGGCGATCACCTCGCCGTGGTCGTCGGGATGGAACCGATAGACCATCGTCCGGTCGTAGCCGCCAAGGACCCTGGCCTCCGCGGCGACCGACTGGAGGGACTGGACGAGCGAACTGGCTCCGCCGGGCGTGGGCGAAAACAGGCGGATCCATCTCGACAGCTCGACCTTCACCTCGACTCCGGCGAGGTCGGCCCGCTCCAGCTCCAGGACGAGGATCGATCCCTGCCGGTGGACGCTCGCCTCCGCCAGCCACTCGGCGCCGTCGCGGTCGATCGGGGCGAGGAACCGATGGGGATCCGACAGGTCGCTGGAGACCATCAGCCGCTCGATCCGATCCATCATCGATCGGCCCGCGAGCCGGGCCAGGTTCGAACCGAGGGCCTCTTCCGGGGCGAGTCCCAGGTACTCTGCCACGTTCTCGGTGGCGAGCAAAACCTTGAAGTCGATTGGGTCGATGCCCAGGAGGACCCCGTGGGGCTGGATGCTGCCCGGGATGTGGATCGGCTCGGATTCGCAGTGCCGCAGGGCCTCGTCGAGGACCCTCTCGTATCCCAAAGTCTCTCGATCTGTGTTCATTCGATGCGGATCCGATCTCACCGGAGAGTTCAAGCAGGGCAGCGATACAGTCATCGGTTCAGGGGCGAGAGACCTGCCGATTCCGATCGTCCCGCCGTCAGGTGTGGAGCGTATCGAGGTAGCGATTCGCCTCTTGTTCAAGGCTCTCCCAGCGATCCCGGACCAGTCGATGGACCCTCTCGATCGCGGCAGGGTCCTTCCCCTCGCCGAGCGCCATCAGCTCCTGGCAGGCCACGGCCAGGTCCCCGGCCCCGACGGTGGCGAACGCCCCCTTCAGGCTGTGCGCCTCGCCCGAAACCTGGGCCCCGTCACCCGCGAGGATCGCCGCACCCAGACGGCCCAGCCGCACCGGCACCCCATTCAGCATCAATTCCACGACCTTGCGGATCAGCTTCGGATCGCCCCCGCAGGAGACCTGGAGGCCCTCGTAGAAAGGCGTAGGGGCCTCGTCCCCCGGGCGTGGCCCTGCCTCGATCGGCAATCGCTCGACCTGGCCGCCCCAGGCGCGGAGGGCCTCCGCCAGCGGGCCGGGGCGGATCGGCTTCGACAGGTAGTCGTCCATCCCCGCCGCGATGCACCGGGCCCGGTCCCCCTCCATCGCGTGCGCCGTCAGCGCTATGATCGGCATGTGCCGGCCCGCGCCCCGCTCGCCCTCGCGGATCGCCGCGGTGGCCGCGAACCCGTCCATCACCGGCATCTGCACGTCCATCAGGATCAGGTCGTGCCGGTCGTAGTCGAGCAATTCGACCGCCTCCCGGCCGTCCCGGGCCGCCTCCACCCGGCACCCCAGCCGCTCCACCATGCCGATGGCCACCTCGCGATTGACCTCGTTGTCCTCCGCCAGGAGGATGCACAGGGATGAGGCCAGCTTCATCGCCCCCGACTCGGTGGCCGGACGCCGGGCGTCGAGCGGGCCGGGGACCTCGACGGCCCGGCAGAGGGTGTTGTACAGCAGCGAGCGGCGGACCGGCTTCGCCATCCGCGCCGCCCACGGCCCGACCTCGACCGCCTCCGGCCCGGCCGCGCCGGAGGCGCCGAGCAAGATAATCGGCACCCGGGCGTAGCGTGGGATCGCCCTGATCACCCGGGCGGTCTGCTCGACGTCCATCCCCGGCATCTCCTGGTCGAGGACGATCAGCACGAACGGATCCTCGTCCAGGTCCACCAGCAGTCGGGTCAGCGCCTCGGCGCCCGAACCCACCACCTCGGGCCGGCACTCCCACGAGAGCAGCAGTCCCCGGAGGTGCTCGCGGTCCGACTTCTGGTCGTCGACTACCAGCACACGCAGCCCCTCGAGCGGGGCGGCCGGCAGGTCCGCCTCGCCGGCCTCCTTGCCCAGCGTGACCTCGAACCAGAACGTGCTCCCCTCGCCGGGGCGGCTCTCCACGCCGATCCGCCCGCCCATCAGGCCCACCAGGCTCCGGCAGATCGTTAGCCCCAGCCCCGTCCCACCGTGGAGTCGGCTGGGCCCTCCCTCGATCTGCGTGAAGCACTCGAAGATGTCCCTCTGGCGATCCGGCGGGATCCCGATGCCGGTATCGCGGACCATGATCCGGACCATCGCCCCGGCACCGTCATCGATCGCGAGGAACGCCTCCAGGACCACTTCGCCGCTCTCGGTGAACTTGACCGCGTTGCCGGCCAAGTTGGTGAGGATCTGGCGGATCCGGACCGCGTCGCCCACCAGCCGCCGGGGGACCTCCCGATCGACCCGGCAATCGAGCTTCAGGCCCTTCCGGACGGCACCGGGGGCGAGCAGGTCGGTCAGCTCGTCCATGAGCGCGCGGAGGTCGAATTCGACCAGCTCCAGGGTGAGCTTGCCGGCCTCGATCTTCGAGAAATCCAGGATTTCGTTGATCACCGTCAGCAGCGCCTCGCCGCTGCCGTGGACCGTCCGGGCGTAGCTCCGCTGGAGGTCGTTCAGTGGGGTGTCCAGCAGGAGGTCGGTCATCCCCAGCACGCCGTTCATCGGCGTGCGGATCTCGTGGCTCATGTTGGCAAGGAACTCGCTCTTGGCCCGCGACGCCGCCATCGCCTCGTCGCGGGCCTCGCGCAGCGCCACCTCGGCCTTCTCGCGCTCGGAGAGGTCGCGGGCGATCCCGGTGTACATCCGCCGGTCGCCGAGGGACAGCTCGCTCACCGCCAGGTGCATCGGGAACGTCGTCCCGTCCTTCCTCCGGCCCGTGACCTCGCGGCCGATGCCGATGACCTTCTTCTCGCCCGTGGCCCGGTAGTTGGCCAGGTAGCCGTCGTGCTCGCCGTAATAGGGCTCGGGCATGAGCATCTTGAGGTTCCGCCCGAGCAGCTCCGAAGCCGGATAGCCGAAGAGGCGTTCGGCGGCCGGGTTGAGCGACTCGACCAGGCCTCGCTCGTCGATCGTGAGGATCGCGTCGGCGGCGGCGTCGAGGATGGCCCGCGTGCGGGCCTCGCTCTCCCGGAGCGCCTCCTCGGCCCGCTTCTGCTCGGTCACGTCGCGGGCGATCATGGAGCTCCCGACGATCCGACCGGCACGGTCCTTGATCGGGGAGATGGTCAGCGAGACGTCGATCGACCGCCCGTCCTTGGCCAGCCGCACCGACTCGAAATGGTCCACCCGCTCGCCGCGGCGGAGCCGCTCCAGGATGATCGACTCCTCGACCAGGCGGTCGGGCGGGTACAGAAAGGTCATCGGCCGATCGACGGCCTCGTCGACAGCGTAGCCGAAGATCCGCCGGGCTCCGCTGTTCCAGGAGGTGACGATGCCGTCGAGGTCCTTGGACACGATCGCGTCGTCCGAGGACTCGACGATCGACGCCAACGACGCCTGCTCCAGGCTCAGTTCATCGAGCGCCCGCGTCCACTCATCGGTCCGCTCGGCGATCACGCGCTCCAACTCGGCGGGGCTCCTCATCGCCATCAGCGCCGGCCAAGCCCTGCGGAGCGACCATGCGGTCCAGCATGAGATCAGACCAGTGAAGACCAGGACCAGCCCCGAGAGTCGGTACATCGGGTGGAAGAAGGCCAGCATGTCGAGGAAGTGGCCCAGCCCGCACAGGCCGATGAACAACGCGAAGGAGAGGACGACGCCACGGAATGGTTTCCAATCCGGCCGTCGGACCCTGAGCCGCCAGATCATCATCGGCATGGCCACGTAGGCGATCCAGACCAGCGCGTTGCCGGCGAGGTGCTCCCAGACCAGCCAGTCGGGCCACAGTCCGCAGACCCGACGCGGGACGAACCCGTCGGCGCTGAACAGGCGACCAAGGGTCTCCAGGGGCGAGTTCATGGGGCGCGACTCCAATCTCGATGAGTCCCAATGATGGGTGCGGGGCGACGACCGGCGCCAGGGCCGAGAACGGTGCCGGCGTAGTTCACCCTGCCGCCGGGCTGACTCGAAGGCGGGCGGTTCCCGCCGCGAATTACGGCCGATCGCGGGCCGCAACCGGCAACGCCGAAGGCTGCGAGATCCCTGCCCCTATCGATGAGCGTACGCGATCACGATCAAGGAAACTTTTAAATTTTATGAATGAGAACGAGTTGACGCGATTTAAAGCCTCCGCCCGGCCGGGATGCCGGCGAGGCCGTGACGATCGGGACCCTTCGCGATCGCCCGACCCGGCCCGCATACCACGGCGGGGATCGGGGCAGGTCGGGGCATCCGGTCCGCCTGGTCTCGGGCCACCTCGTAGTGCTCGGGGAGGACGCGGGTGCCATGCTCAAGGCCGCCGCCGTTCACACTTCACGAGGCGGACGGCGGCGGGCTGGTCCTCCGCGTAGGCCGGGAGCCGGCGATCGAGCCCCTCCCCCTCGATCAGGCGCATCGCCAAATACGGCTGGCCGTCGTGCTCGCCGACCTCGTAGACGGTGACGATGTTCGGGTGGTCAAACCCCGCGGCGATCTCCGCCTCCTTGCGGAATCGCCGCCGCTGCTCGTCCGAGTCCGTCGCGTCCCCGCGAATCGTCAGGGTGACCGGGCGGTGGAGGCTCGTCTGCATCGCCCGATAGACGACGCCCATCCCGCCGCGCCCGAGCAGGCCCCGCAGCTCGTAGTCACCGAAGTAGCGAACGTGCTCGCCGTCCGCCGGGTCGTCGTACTCGCGGTCGCCCCGGGCGCTCGCCGGCCGAGCCTCGCCCGCTTGACGCGTGGCGGACTCGCCCGGCCGGGTCTCCGATTACAGGACTCCGAAGGCCGCGCGGACCGCCAATTCGTCGTCGGGGAACCGGCCGAGGTACTCGGCCGGTCCGGGCGTCTCGCCGACCCGGCGTCGGTAGGCCAGGTCCAGGGCGATCAGTTCTTTCAGGAGCAGGTCGCGGCCGGACGCGACCAGGGCGAGGAGCTCGTCCTCGATCTGCGGACGCCCGCCGTCCCGCAGGGCGGCCTCGAAACGGTCGCAGATCCGCTCGACCTCGGCCACATGCCCGGGGGCCGGCGCGCTGGGATCGAGCTCATCCGTCATGATCCTGGTCCTGCCAGAGTGCGCGTATGGCCTTGAGCTTGCGCTCGATGGTGGTCTCGACGCAGCCGAGTCGCCCGGCGATCTCGGCGTTCGTGTATCCTTGTAGCTTCCAGACGGCGACCGAGCGGAGCGTCTCGTCTCCCAGACCGTCGAGGAGCCGGCGGGCGTCTTCATCCATCCGGGCCGCGTCCTCGAGGGTCGGCTCTCGCTGGAGTACGTCCCGCATGTCGAGGCCGTCGACGGCGGTCGCCGAGGCCACTCGCCCCCCCCGCGTCAGGCGCGAAGGTCGTGCCGGGCCCGATTGACGGCCTTGCGGGTCGTGATGACGAAGAGGAGCCGCCAGAGATCTTCCCGGTCGTCGAGGCGGGGGAACTCGCCCCGCTCGGCGCGTCGGCAGAAGCTTGCGAAGGCGCTCAGGGCGACGTCCTCCTCGTCGGCGACGGATCGCGCGGCCCGATCGAGCCGGCCCCTCGCCAGGCCCACCAGTCGGTGGAAGTACGCCTCCCACAGCCGCCTGATCGAGTTGCGGTCGCCGCCCTTCCAGGCCCGGAGGGCTCCGGTGATCGAGCCGCCGTCGTTCGACATGGGCCTCCAGGAGTCGGGGACCGGGCCGGGGCTCCGGACGAGCCCCGAGGATAGCCGTGCCGGATGCGTCGCTCCAGGACCGTTCGCCGAGCGGACGCGAATGATCCGTCCGGCCCAATGCGGCCGGCGGATCGACGCTTCCCGATGGGGAGATCAAGATCGGACCTTGGTCCCCGCAACACGCTCCCAGATTTTCTGGTCGCAACGGCCCGTTTCAGGCAGACGGACCTTACGAAGGCCTCCACGAGCTGCGAGGCCCATTTCAACGCGTGGGGCGTTCCGACGGACGGAAACAGGAGCCCGGGTCCGCCATCGTGCGATGCATCCGGACTTTTCAGGCGCTCTGACGATGCGGGATCGCAATCGGAATTTCGCCCCGGCCGTAGGTTCGATAATGGCGATAATGTATGCGGGCGTCAAATGATCCGATGATCACGGTCGCAACGGAGCTTTCGCGTGGCGACCGTCGCAAAAGGCCCACATGCCCAGAGGGAGTGGACCTACGGCTTCGTATCGCCGGTGAACGGCGGCGGGAAAGTGGCTCTCCCGCACTCCTGATACTGCTGGCGAATTCCTCACGCCGCGTTTGCGGGGGCCATCAACGTCGCGAAGGCCGACCTCCGGGTGCCCTCCCGTGGCCTTTCCTCCAACCAATCGCTGATCCGCGCCACGTTGATCGCCGCCGCCGTGGCGACGTGC
The DNA window shown above is from Paludisphaera mucosa and carries:
- a CDS encoding PAS domain S-box protein; amino-acid sequence: MNSPLETLGRLFSADGFVPRRVCGLWPDWLVWEHLAGNALVWIAYVAMPMMIWRLRVRRPDWKPFRGVVLSFALFIGLCGLGHFLDMLAFFHPMYRLSGLVLVFTGLISCWTAWSLRRAWPALMAMRSPAELERVIAERTDEWTRALDELSLEQASLASIVESSDDAIVSKDLDGIVTSWNSGARRIFGYAVDEAVDRPMTFLYPPDRLVEESIILERLRRGERVDHFESVRLAKDGRSIDVSLTISPIKDRAGRIVGSSMIARDVTEQKRAEEALRESEARTRAILDAAADAILTIDERGLVESLNPAAERLFGYPASELLGRNLKMLMPEPYYGEHDGYLANYRATGEKKVIGIGREVTGRRKDGTTFPMHLAVSELSLGDRRMYTGIARDLSEREKAEVALREARDEAMAASRAKSEFLANMSHEIRTPMNGVLGMTDLLLDTPLNDLQRSYARTVHGSGEALLTVINEILDFSKIEAGKLTLELVEFDLRALMDELTDLLAPGAVRKGLKLDCRVDREVPRRLVGDAVRIRQILTNLAGNAVKFTESGEVVLEAFLAIDDGAGAMVRIMVRDTGIGIPPDRQRDIFECFTQIEGGPSRLHGGTGLGLTICRSLVGLMGGRIGVESRPGEGSTFWFEVTLGKEAGEADLPAAPLEGLRVLVVDDQKSDREHLRGLLLSWECRPEVVGSGAEALTRLLVDLDEDPFVLIVLDQEMPGMDVEQTARVIRAIPRYARVPIILLGASGAAGPEAVEVGPWAARMAKPVRRSLLYNTLCRAVEVPGPLDARRPATESGAMKLASSLCILLAEDNEVNREVAIGMVERLGCRVEAARDGREAVELLDYDRHDLILMDVQMPVMDGFAATAAIREGERGAGRHMPIIALTAHAMEGDRARCIAAGMDDYLSKPIRPGPLAEALRAWGGQVERLPIEAGPRPGDEAPTPFYEGLQVSCGGDPKLIRKVVELMLNGVPVRLGRLGAAILAGDGAQVSGEAHSLKGAFATVGAGDLAVACQELMALGEGKDPAAIERVHRLVRDRWESLEQEANRYLDTLHT
- a CDS encoding ECF-type sigma factor, translated to MSNDGGSITGALRAWKGGDRNSIRRLWEAYFHRLVGLARGRLDRAARSVADEEDVALSAFASFCRRAERGEFPRLDDREDLWRLLFVITTRKAVNRARHDLRA
- a CDS encoding protein kinase domain-containing protein, with translation MRGLLGRGGMGVVYRAMQTSLHRPVTLTIRGDATDSDEQRRRFRKEAEIAAGFDHPNIVTVYEVGEHDGQPYLAMRLIEGEGLDRRLPAYAEDQPAAVRLVKCERRRP
- a CDS encoding response regulator, which translates into the protein MNTDRETLGYERVLDEALRHCESEPIHIPGSIQPHGVLLGIDPIDFKVLLATENVAEYLGLAPEEALGSNLARLAGRSMMDRIERLMVSSDLSDPHRFLAPIDRDGAEWLAEASVHRQGSILVLELERADLAGVEVKVELSRWIRLFSPTPGGASSLVQSLQSVAAEARVLGGYDRTMVYRFHPDDHGEVIAESARPDLDPFLGMHYPASDIPRQARELYLRSRVRVLVDVHARAVPLSTRAGLSPAGPLDMTSCQLRSVSPVHLEYLDNMGVQATLVTSILQGDRLWGLLVCHHYQGPRKPSQSLRAACNFLSEVISVEVAAHEGRDHLRAQSAASDLQRRILATVRDHSNWMDRILDRPESCRSPIPSSGLAIVEGSSVRGVGTVPDEATIRQICAWIDRNHPGPIFSTEALGGCEPAFAGIEAACGVLAVEISPVYRTHLIWFRQEFIREVTWGGDPSKGLVIGEEGARLSPRKSFDAWSSTVRGRSSPWGDGDLIAAREIRASVIEVVMIASLLQKADSEIELMRTRWAVEATSEAILIADAKGRPVFVNHAFTELFRTRLDELPEYSVCAPIGDLVRGEEILAATLLGGTWRGEVEMPGPEGEPIPVALGVDSVVNETGVVLGSIAIHFDLTERHRARRELEEHARRLEEAKARAVGADRAKGEFLANMSHEIRTPMNGVIGLTDLVLQTDLTPVQREHLDLIKSSADSLMTLIDDILDFSKIEAGKLALDPVPFDLRDAITDTLRGLAIRAHAKGLELTGRVAPDLPGSVIGDAGRLRQVLVNLVGNAIKFTEAGEVSVSVEGVEEGRALGFVVADTGIGIPAAKRAAIFAPFEQADGSTTRKYGGTGLGLTISRRLVELMGGRIWVEENPGGGSVFLFTARLDPGPVSPPLPHPGRLAGLAVLIVDDNRTSRLILEEELSRWGFRVAVAPGGTEALTALAGAVRAGEPFELVLLDRMMPDMDGLELAGHVRRDPALAGVKILMLTSGGSDESGRYSELGIGGWLSKPICHSELFKAVLGLVGPTGQSPAVAVSARVEAGPSPAGRRLRILLAEDHPINQKVAARMLEGLGHEVTLVGDGRAAVEASGVGAYDVILMDVQMPVMDGFEATAAIRRREEGSDQHVPIVALTAHAMAGDRERCLGSGFDDYLSKPLRAATLRESLNRLDGPGVALLEAKPGEVADDRRAFDRRAALENLGGDEGLLDEIVGLFLDDCPRQLESIRIAVVARDLAALGRLAHTVSGVASNFAAEEVVASARRIEVMAGSGDLAGAGAAGDELGRAVDRFRIAALATGVGGA
- a CDS encoding ECF-type sigma factor; its protein translation is MASATAVDGLDMRDVLQREPTLEDAARMDEDARRLLDGLGDETLRSVAVWKLQGYTNAEIAGRLGCVETTIERKLKAIRALWQDQDHDG